The sequence CTGGTCATGCTGCTGCCAAGGGCGGGAACATCGTAGGGGGTCAGGGTATCATTCCAGGGCAGGGCTTGAGCAGCGTTTCCGAGAGCAACAGTGTTGGCAGGGCCGCGCTCAATGAGGAGGACGCTGATGCCCTTCTCGGCAAGTCGCTCAGCAGCGATGATACCGGCAgggccaccaccaacaacgaTGGCATCATAGGTCTGGTTGGAAGTGGTAGGCAGAGGGAATGTACCGTTTCCAGGGATTGTACCATTACCACCGCCGTTGCCAGGATCAGGGGCAGGAACAGTCTCAGcagcccaagaagcccaCTGAGCATACTTGGCAGACTTGGCGGCATCAACGTCAACGCCGAACTGACCAAAGCCAGCAGCATGGTAGGAGAGAGCACTCGCAGGGTCGGAGGGGTCGGTTGGGTTAGTCTCGGAGATGGCCCATCCGAGAACAGGCGATTCGGTGTTGATACTTGTCTTGCCCTCAACCAGACAGCCCTCGCAAAGGAAGGTGTACGAGATGTGGGTGCTGTTGATGAAGGTACCGTTGGCAATGGGcagagccttgacctcggtTTCAGTGTAAACGTCGGGATTGGCGTAGGATCCGGCGAGACGGAACGATGTGATGATGTCCTCTCCATCAGCCCAAGCGACAAAGAGGAGACCTCTCAGCATGCCGCCACGGAGAGAGACGGCACCCCATCCTTCCTTGTTGGTACCGGTAGTCGGGATGACCATCTGACCGATGAAGTCAGAGCCGACAGTCTCGGGAAGGGCGATACCGAAGCTGTAGCTGGCGCTAAGGTATTGCTGAAAGTCGATGCCGGTGTTGGGATCGGTATGGGGTGTGGTTCGCAGTTGAGCTGTCGTTGTTCCGGCGAGCCCAAGGAGGGCCGCCATGCTGGAGAGATTGAATCGCATGGTTACTAGACTCGAACGATTGTGTCGATGAAAGAGCGGCTAGTATTTACAGTGAAGGAGAGGTAGAGAATGGAGGACCGCCAGGGTCAATGAAAAGAACGAAGATACCGAGCTAGCGGTAGAAAAGAGCGAAGGCACCGAACTTGCGGCGAAAGGAAAAGCGAACACAGAGTACACGGCTGAGGTTGAGAGAAGAGGGACAAGAATTGGCGGCTCTATACAAGTATTATATCTCTGCTTTCGGGTCCACAAAAGCATAGTTCCTTCATATCGGTCAAACACACGCATACGTATGTGCTCTGCAGCACAACCGAACAAGCCAGGGCCAAGCCGACGGATCAAGACTCGGTAGATCCTCCGTGTTGCAGATCTCCCTAATTCGAGATGCTCCGTCAACTACATTCAGTCTATCGGGATCCACTTTGTCATCAAGGATTCGTTTTGGAACGAACCCCTGGTACAACCTTGTTCCTGAAGCGCACCAACGGCGCTTGCTGCCGCATCGTTTCAAATCGCATTTTTGCTATTGGCGGAGTTTCGATTAAACTCCCCGTGCGTAAGCTCCTTCCTATCGCGTTCCTCCGGTTTGTAACTTGCTCGTTTCGTTTCATCTCTTGTCCAGGTTTTAATTAAGGGATGTTGGATATCCGTCGGAAAAGTGGGCTTGGCGAGGAACTTGGAATCGGCGATGGAGGTCAGTGGTGCTTATGCGGGAACAGGAACGAATTTGGCAGATGTTTATCTGAGCAGTGCGTAATATCTACATAACAATTGGCTGTTTCATGGATCAAGGGCATGGCTCATCTTGGAATATGCCTGGGTAGAGACTAAATGGGTACTTGCATGCCGAGTATGTACTGATACGCTACAGGGTTGACCCTTGCCTAGGTCCAATGCGCTGTAAACTTGATGACCCTTAACGAAAATCTTATGAAGCCCAAGATGAACACGACAGGTTCCAAGAAACCTTTGATATAAAGACCATTTCAATGTAAGACAGAGCGTGGCTTGGCTAAAACAATGGGCATGAGAGAGATGTTATGGTCAAGGCGCTGAGGTGTTGAGGTTCAACACGTACAGCAATATCAGAGGATGAATACACGGTGCATATTTCCAAGCCTTTTATAGCATGCGCATTATAGGGGTGCAATACTccagagataatatatccaTGCAGCCTAGGGCTAGATTGTGTAACATGTAGACTGATTTTGTGATTCCTTCGCCTGTGATCCTGACTTTCCTGACTTCAAGGTGGATATCGACTTGTCTTCTAACTTACTCCTATGGTAGTCAGGCATTAGCAATAGTGCGTTGCCAGAGTGCAAAGTTATAGGAGCATATCAATGATAAAACGCTAAGCACTAACTTCGATGTTCTGGGATCTTGACGTCTTGATCAGCGGGGGGCTTGCTCTGTTCCCTCCCTGGTTGCATACTCTGTGCAATTCTGAGCGTTTTATAACCGATTCGCCAGCCTTATCTTTGCTTCTTTTGCTGGCATTTAGTTAGTCATGATGACAATCCCAGCTCAAGCTAAAAAGCAACTCAGCTGTAATTCTCTCCATGCAACTCCTACAtcctctcttccctctcttTTCGAGCTGACAAATCAGCATTTTTGAGGTACCCAACAGCGACCAACTCTTGGCGCCCTCGGTTCGCATTCTCCCGATCCTTCGCCGTCTCGTGACGATCCCATGCATGAGCTCCCCCACTGTCTTCAAGCCTGAGGCCATCCAGATGCGGGCCgtgtctcctcctcggctaAGACACGGCCCGAAGTGCGACCCCCCATTCGCGGGCGTCGCAACAATTGCTGTGATACGTTCAACTACGCGCAGGCAGGATCCCTCTTGGTGTCGGACAGCGACTGGTAGCCTCCGTAGCTTGGCCGATCACGCATCCATTTCCCCTCCCGGGCTTGCAGATAGCGCCTCCATGGCAGTGATTGCTCGAGGTTAAAGAGGTTCGCATTTCTCCTCTCGTTTTTTTAAGCAATACCTGAATGAGCAACTCCTTTATCTTTGTCGCCTGTCATGTCTGGCTACGAGCACATTGTCACCCTACCTCAGTTCCCAGAGCACCAGGACAAGTCTCCAGAGACTGCCCGCCTCATCGTCACTCAATGGCTTGGAAGTTTCCAACAAGCTGTAAGGAACGGAAGTGTTGACGACCTTACCGAGTTGTTCAATGAAGATGCTTGGATCCGAGATTTTTTGACATTTTCATGGGACTTTCGCACGATTCAAGGGTCAAACAAGGTATCTGAATACATCAAGCAGAGCCGGGATGCGGCAAGTCTTGTCGCAATCAGCGCCCGTGACCATGGGAAATTCCAGCCCACTTTCAAGTCGCCCGCTCCAGGAACGAATTGGGTTGAGTCCATGTTTGAGTTCGAAACCTCGATTGGCCGTGGCAAGGGCATGGTGCGTCTAGTCTCGGGCGACAAGCCCGGTTGGAAAGCCTACCTCATCAACTTCACTCTTCAAGAGCTTAAAGGCGCTGAGGAACAATCGGGGCTACGTCGTCCGCACGGCTATGTTGACCCTCTAGGGGGAACTTGgggtgagagaagagagaggcagAAGGAGTTTCTCGATGAAGATCCTGTCGTCTTTGTTATTGGGGCCGGTAAGGAGTCGTTTTGCCTTAGTTACTTCATCTGAAACTTTTCAGGGCAAGCTGGTCTCGAAATCGCCGTCCGCCTACGACATATTGGACTGCCTACTTTGATCATTGACAAGAATGAGCGAGTTGGCGATAACTGGCGGCAGCGATATCGGGTACGTTCTCCTTCTATTCATGTCGAATCTGATGCTAACACCACCAAAGACTCTCATGACACACGATCCCATTCACTACTGCCATTTACCATTCATCCCCTTCCCCTCCGACTGGCCCATGTTTGTCCCCAAAGACAAGCTGGCCGACTGGCTTGAGTCATACGCAAACATCATGGAGTTGAACGTCTGGAACAGAACTTTTGTCAAGACAGCCGAGTATGATGAACAGGACAAGATCTGGACCGTCACTGTTAGTCGTCAAGGTAAAGACAGAACCCTCAAGCCCCGGCATATCGTCCTTGCAACGGGACAATCTGGCGATCCCATCACTCCGATATTCCCTGGTACGGAGTATTTCAAGGGGATGCTGTATCATGGTATCAGCCACAAAGATGCCACAGCTTTTGGTGACTTGAGTCAGAGGAAGGTAGTAGTCGTTGGTTCTGGCAACAGCAGTCATGACATATGCCAGAACTTTTACGAGAATGGAGCTGCTCAAGTTACCATGCTCCAACGGGGAGGCACATACGTCATCTCAGTTGACAAAGGAGTAGCACTCCAGCATGCGGGCATCTATGATGAGGGTGGACCGCCGACTGAGGATGCAGACATTTACGCCCAGAgtatccccatccccattcAGTTTGCCCTCAAAGTCTTTGAGGCCCAAAAGATTAGCGAGGTAGACAAGGAGGCACTGGAAGGACTGGCCAAGGCAGGTTTCCTTGTCGACTCCGGTCCAGACAAGAGCGGCATCTTTCGCAAGTACATCACTAAAGGCGGTGGCTACTACATCGATGTCGGTTGCAGCAAGTTGATCATCGATGGAAAGATCAAAGTCCGTCAGTGTTCAGACGGCATTAAGAACTTTGACGCCAACGGCATAGTTCTTGCCGATGGTTCACGGTTGGACGCTGACATTGTCGTACTCGCAACCGGCTACGATGGCATGCGATCTACAGCGCTGAGGGCACTGGGGAAGAAAGTTGCCGATAGACTGGATGATATTTGGGACCTGGATGAGCAAGGTGAAATCAGATCGGTGAGTTTGCTAGTGCAGAAGGCAAGAACAAGGCTGACTATTCACAGATGTGGCGATCCAGTGGCCACCCTCACTTTTGGTGCATGGGAGGCAACCTGGCCTTGTGCCGGAGTTACTCGCGACTCCTTGCTCTTCAGATCAAGGCAGTGCAGGAGGGGTTGTTCAAGCAGTGATCCGAGTCAAATCGTACACTAGTAGAAATTAATGATATGCAAGTAGTTATGGTTCAAGTAATTAACAAAAACGAATAAACATTTGTGGTTAATCACGGAGCCACATCGTGTTCGCCTTCAGCCCTACCTCCACAGACCATATCTACTCCGGATGTTCCTCAGAAGTCATCTTCCGGAAGAAGACGCCGGCATGTTGCTCAAGCTGCACCTTGTTTATCTTCCAATTATATCCGCGTTCATGCACATGCCCCAGGTGACCCCGCATATGTGCTGGGTAAAACCCCGCAACAACCTTGCCAACCatttcttcatctcttcttcctAATGCATCTCCTCTTTCCatatccacatcccagcacAGAACAGCTAGTCCCCATAAGTTGGCAAATATCAAGAAACGAACAACCAATATGCCCAGTACGCCGCAGGAGATGGGCGGCGGCTCTACCGTGTGAGTCATCCGCCTAGCCTTTTCCCGTGCCTACTAACTTTGCCGAGATGCAATGCATGCCGACAACGAAAGATCAAGTGTGATCGTCGACGTCCAAGCTGTACTTTTTGCATCAAAAACGCATTTCGCTGCGAATACACTAAACGTGACAGGACTCCTGGACTCCGAGCCGGCTACGTAAGCCAGCTAGAGCAACGGATCAGTGAGATCTAGAAGGCTTAATCTTCCTCTGACCATTGCTAACATTTGTGCATTAGTTGATCTCGAGCAAGAGTTCCAAGCATTCAAGTCGCATGTTAATCAGCAACTTGCCACTGTCTCCACTCCCCAACAGCCGCAGAGTCCAGAGTCACACACTACAGCGGATCCCGGCCCAGCAGATCCTCCATCAGAAGCTATTGCTCTTGGAAACCCGTTCAGCAGGCCATCTTTGGAAACCTACAGAAACTACTGCAGAATTTGGTTTGACCGATACCACTCTTGGTTCCCTATTCTCCATCAACCGACTATCCTAGGATTGTGTAAGGATGACTCCAGTCGGCCCAGAAGCCCAGCTTCATTAATCCTCGATGCCATTGCTGTAGTTATTGTCTCAAGCCAGCAGGCTCCAGTCGATACAGGTCTGGACCGGGATCAGTTCTGTCGCTATCTCACCGACGAGATCATTCTCGCGGCAATCCACGACATGTCTTTTCGCAAACTGCAGGCCCTCTTGATTCTGACCATGGCAGAGTATGGCAGCGGCAGGATGATTGACTTTTGGAACCTGATCTCGCTATGCAAGAGGCATGTATTATGCCGGTTCACTCACCACTGAAGACGTGCTGACATGGGCACCACCATAGAATCAGCACACAGCTTGGGCTACGAGACTTGGTCGCCCACAGTGCCATGAACTTTGGCTTTCCTTCCGTCTTGCCGCCTCGGATGCTCCAGATCCCTACCACTGCCGTTGAACGCGAAGAAAAGATCCGCGCCTTCTGGGCTATCGACGCTCTTGACTCTGCCTCGACGCTGGGAGTCGCATGGCATCTCACCGTGTCCAGACCAGAACCAGCTGCTAATCTGCCCTGCGACGAGGAAATCTGGCGATTCCCAGAGTCGGTCATTGACATGTACCAATTTGGTAGCTCTGAAGCGCCCTCATCTTTCTCACTTTACGTGCGATTGGTTACCAACGAGCTTTGGCATGTCCACAATTTTCTACAACAGTCTTGCGAGCCGTTTTCCATAATATCTCTGTCTCAAAGGCAGGAAGAATGCGACTCCGTCTATCAGAGACTCAAATCGTGGCAGAACGATTTCGAGCAACTCCTGACAGTGCACACGCCGCTCTATACCGACTTGCTCACACATTCCGGGACTCCTACGCAACAGCCCAACTCGATTCTCATTCATTGCACAATACACAGCGCCATCATATCCCTCCACCAAAGACTCATATTTCCTGTCTCTCTGACAGATGAGGATGCCACCCACTGggaggcagcagcagagagATGCCTATCCAGCTGTGATCAAATGGCTGAAGTAATTAGAGGCGCCAACGACGACACTCTTGGAATCATCAACCCTCACGTCATCTACTGCGTCTTCATTGCAGCAAGATTCTATCTCATCTACTCGAAGGCCATGGATCTACCCCTTCCTAATAAACTTTACCTTTTCATCTACGCTCTCCGTGTATGTGGGCAGATTTGGCATCTTGCAAAATTGCTTCACACGGTACTTGAGGTTGCCTCCGCTGAGCATGCTGGGAGCCAGGTTTCACACCCACTGCCTGTGGAGTTTTTCGACTTGCAGTATTTCTCACTGGATATTCACGCTGCTTTGAGAATTTGGGCTGGTGAGAAACAAGGCTCGTTGTTGCGGGAGGATCACGCGGTTACATCTTGTACAAGGGAGGATGAGAGGGCATGAACTCTGTAATTATGAAGATTGTGATGACAGGAGTATTAAGCAATAGCCCCGACAGATCCGTGCCACAGCAATCCATAGCTTGTGCAATCAATGCCTCACACACTGAATGTTGTCTATCGAGAGAGCATTGTCACCAGAGCCCTCTCCGGTAGGCGGCTGTGGACTCGCAGCATCGATCCAGATACGGTCGTATCCGCCCTCCGACGTGGTAAAAGTGATGCTGCCACTCAGCCAGTCTCCAACCTGATCCTCTCCCGTCGGATAGCGGTTACCAATCAAATCGTTGTTCTGGTAGAATCGGAGGTAGGGAACGTAAGTTCTCCCGTTCTCGTATGTAGTCTCGTAGTAGTTGTCAAAGTACCAGTTGTAGGTGCACGTGTAGGTGATACCTCCCGAGGTGTAGACGTCTTGGTACATCTCGAGTAGGTTGTTGTCGATCATGTTGTAAGATTGAAACTTGTGTTCCGAGTTGTATCCAGGAGAGACGATGTGACCTCCAACTTCATCGTCGCCAGAGGTTGTAAAGGGGTTTCTGCCACCCTCAAAGTCGCCGTCTCTGAGCGGTTTATCGTCGTTGATACGGGGGCGACAGTCGCGAGCAAAAGCGCCCGcaacgagggcgaggatcAAAAAGCGAAccattgttgatgatgaatgaGCGGATAATTGAAGTTGATCAAGGATGGACTCTGGAGACAGTTGGACCCGTCCATATTTACCCGAAGATCGTAAATTAGTTGTCAGCCGCTGATGTTATTCCAAGCAAACTGCAATTTCAGATTTGGAACTATTGATGCTAGCCCGCCTTGAAACGAGATTCTGACTGGTCGGATCGCATCCGACAGCGATCTCCACCAGGGGCAATACGGGCTCGCTAGCCCTCGACGGTCAAGCCCATGTTTCTTCCCCCAGTGGTTCGGATGGCAATTTGGGAGCATCACCTCCGAATCACGGGACTTCGATGATGTTCATGGATGATGCTTTTGCGATGTTTGTTCGATGAACACGATCCGCGACTGAATGCGACGTTGACTTACAGGGTTGAGGCGCAGTCAGCCAAGTGTGGCGCAGCATGCATGAAGGGCATCCCACAAGGCATATCCGCCTTTAGACGCGCTGTATCTTGAGAACATCGACAAAGGAGGGTCACTCCTGCCTATTTCTCCCACTTCTAGTTTGCTTCAAGTTCATTTTCCCAAAGTGTGTACGTGCCCAGGGTGGTGATTTGCCAAGAACCTTCCTCATATTTCCCTCACTCCCGGCTGGTGCCCTACCCTATATCTCCAGTTCATGACATCACGCCAGTTCCGACATGCATCTCATAAGCTGGGAAACTCTTGACGGGGATGCAGACCAGATCAAGATACGACTCCAGCGAGACACCTTTGTTTCCGACTACGCTATCCTCTCTCACAGATGGGGTAAACCCGAAGACGAAGTGTCTTACGAAGACATGTTGGTTGGCGGATATGAACACAAACAGGGCTATGCGAAGCTTGTGGGTTGCTGCAAACAAGCACGCGGAGATGGATTGCATCATGTTTGGGTTGATACCTGTTGCATCAACAAGTCCAGCAGTGCTGAGCTTTCTGAGTCTATTACCTCCATGTTTGCCTATTACGAGCGAGCTAAAGTGTGTTACGCTTTTCTCGACGATGTTTCTTTCGAGCCCGGATATGCCACCGGACGTCCTCCAAAACTATTTGCGCAGAGCGCCTGGTTCACTCGAGGATGGACTCTACAAGAACTCATAGCGCCGAAACATGTCAAGTTCTTCGATCAGTCATGGTACTTCTTGGGATATAAAACCGACAAACACCTTTTACACGTCATAGAAAACGCGACCAACGTTGACTCCATCGTACTGAATGTCCCTGCCACGACAAAGGTGATGAGTATCGCCAAGAAAATGTCATGGGTTTCTCGGAGACAGACGACTCGGGTCGAGGACATGGCTTATTCTTTGATGGGTATCTTTGGCGTGTACATGCCCCCGTTATATGGAGAAGGCACACATGCCTTTATCCGCCTtcaagaggccatcatgaaAACGTCAAACGATCAAACAATCTTTGCCTGGACCTCTCCGCCTGCCGGTTCCCTTAGCTATGGATTCGAACACGTTTCAACCATGCTAGCATTGTCTCCTCGCCAGTTTGAAGAT comes from Fusarium falciforme chromosome 11, complete sequence and encodes:
- a CDS encoding Zn(2)-C6 fungal-type domain-containing protein, producing the protein MPSTPQEMGGGSTVTPGLRAGYVSQLEQRIIDLEQEFQAFKSHVNQQLATVSTPQQPQSPESHTTADPGPADPPSEAIALGNPFSRPSLETYRNYCRIWFDRYHSWFPILHQPTILGLCKDDSSRPRSPASLILDAIAVVIVSSQQAPVDTGLDRDQFCRYLTDEIILAAIHDMSFRKLQALLILTMAEYGSGRMIDFWNLISLCKRISTQLGLRDLVAHSAMNFGFPSVLPPRMLQIPTTAVEREEKIRAFWAIDALDSASTLGVAWHLTVSRPEPAANLPCDEEIWRFPESVIDMYQFGSSEAPSSFSLYVRLVTNELWHVHNFLQQSCEPFSIISLSQRQEECDSVYQRLKSWQNDFEQLLTVHTPLYTDLLTHSGTPTQQPNSILIHCTIHSAIISLHQRLIFPVSLTDEDATHWEAAAERCLSSCDQMAEVIRGANDDTLGIINPHVIYCVFIAARFYLIYSKAMDLPLPNKLYLFIYALRVCGQIWHLAKLLHTVLEVASAEHAGSQVSHPLPVEFFDLQYFSLDIHAALRIWAGEKQGSLLREDHAVTSCTREDERA